CGAAGTAGGCGGCTACGCGGTCCGCCATTCGCTGCATTGGCGCACGGGAACGCTGCGCCTGTGCCACCATTTGCACGATTTGCGACAGCAGCGTCTGCGCACCGACCTTTTCGGAGCGCATCACCATCGCCCCGGTGGTGTTGAGCGAGGCACCAACCAGTTTGTCGCCGGGACGCTTGCTCACCGGAATCGGCTCGCCGGTCAGCATTGACTCATCAACGGCGCTGCTGCCCTCAGTGACCACGCCGTCCACCGGCACTTTCTCGCCGGGCCTGACGCGCAGGACGTCGCCAACATGCACATGCGATAACGGCACATCTTCTTCAGTGCCATCCGCGCCGATGCGCCGCGCTGTCTTGGGTGCAAGACCGAGCAGCGATTTGATGGCGGCAGATGTCTGCGATCTCGCCTTCAGCTCCAGCATCTGTCCAAGCAGCGTCAGCGAAATGATCACAGCCGCTGCTTCAAAGTAAACCGACACCCGCCCCATTGACTGAAAATCAGCAGGAAAAGCACCGGGTACTACGGTCGCAATGACGCTATACAAAAAAGCTGCACCGGTACCCAGCCCGATGAGTGTCCACATATTTGGACTACGGTTGACGACAGACTGCCAACCGCGCACGAAAAAGGGAGCGCCCGCCCACAGCACAACGGGCAGGCTGAACAACAGCTCGATCCAGCTCTGCAAGGCCGCGCCCGGCCACGCAATGCGGTGACCAAACATCGCGAGCAAGGTAACCACCGCCGTCAGCGGCAATGTCCACCAGAATCGTCGACGGAAATCCTCAAGCTCCGGGTTGTCATCGGTGTCGAGGGTCGGCATAACCGGCTCCAGTGTCATGCCGCAGATGGGGCAAATACCGGGGCCATCCTTGCGAATTTGCGGATGCATTGGGCAGGTATAGATCACCCTGCCATTGATAGCTGCTGGCACGTCAGTAGCATCGGCCTCACGATCAGGTGGCGCCGCCGACCCTGACGACACGGCAGCCGGCGTGCGGTGGCCGGAGTGTCCGGTTGGCATTGATGTGTGATCTTGATGGTGATGGTGTTCGTGTTCGTTCATCTGCACGGCTCGCAATGAAAACAGTTGATCAAAACCCGATCTTCATCGACTGGGGAATACGAATTCGTTGAGCATCTACCAAAACCGGATCTGCACGGATCTAGCTGCGAATCTGCGTTACCAAGGATCTTGCACAAGAAGGTGAATGTTCTCTTCGATGCGGGCAGTTTTCCGAGAATCTGGTTAGCGATGAAGCAACACAAAAGCGGGCAGGAACGACTAACTGCGCGACGGACAAAAAGAGGAGCGAATACAGGCGTATCCTACCGGTGTTCTGCTGAACATGGCGCTCACGAAAATGAACGACAATCCCTCTCGCAAAACGTCATCTGCTGTGGCACGCTGCCGAGTCGCTGCCCTGATGCTCGCCGTGATCGCTATTGCGTTCGCGCTTCGCGAGCACTGGGGCCATATCTTTGGGCTAAGCCCTTATCTCCTGCTTTTGGCGTGCCCGTTGATGCACCTGTTCATGCACCACGGACACCACAAACACGGAGATTCAGACCATGATCAGCCCGAACATCGCATGCCCATGAATAGTCACAAATAGTGGATCGTTACGGTCCTCCGCACGAGCGAACAGCGTAGCGACTGTCCGATATGTCAAACACTGTTGGCCGAATGCAGGAGTGCCGCGTGCAATTGAAGTAGTCGGATCCTATCCGCATTTCGCCTATTTGATGACCTGCAACTCGGTGACTGTGTACTTCCCCGCGACGCTAGCCACTTTGAACTTGATCTTGTCGCCCACTTTGAGCGTGCCGATCTGAACGCTTTCCTGCAATTGGAAGACCATCGTCATTGCCGGCATGTCAAGATTCTTGATCTCACCATGCTTGATGGTGATCTTTCTGGCATCGGTATCGATCTTGCGGATTTCGCCTTCTGCTGGCTCGATAGCAGGCGTCGCTGCCGCCGGGACATGTCCAGCGTGGCTGGCATGATTGTCGGCTGCGTGAGCTATTGCGGTGAGTGACAGCATTACCGGAGCGGCCCCAGCCGCAAAGGCGGTAAGCACGACGGTGCGAATGAAGTGGATTTGGCTGGATTGCATTGATTTGACCTTTGCTTGCTTGACGTCGTTAGAAAGTAGTTAAATGGCCAGAAAGGGTTAGTGTCCGCGCGTCGACAGGACGCGGAGCGTGCCTCGCATTCCGGCCTGATAGTGCCCGGCAATCAGGCAGGCGAATTCGAACTCGCCCGCACGGTTGAACTGCCAGACGATTTCGCCAGTCTTGCCTGGCGCCACGTGTGCCATGTAGGGCTCATCGTGCTCCATGCCCGGGTGCTTGAGCATCAGTTCAGCGTGGGCAGCGTTGTCGGCCGGTGTGCCGATCACGAATTCGTGCAGCATCGTTCCCGTGTTGTGCACGCGGATGCGTAATGTCTCACCAACTCGCACCGTGATCGCGTCGGGCGCGAAGCGCATGCTGTCCAGCATGGTCACGTTCACCGTGCGGCGCACAGCCTTGGTATCGCCAGCAATTCCCCAAGCCTTCTGTTCTTTCACTGTCGTCTTGGTGGCGCTGCGCGCTTTGACTGATTCAGTGCTGGCGTGCTCACCATGTGCGTGGACGGTGTTCACTCCGGCAATGCCCGTCACCAGAGTCACGGCGATCATGCGCCGGAGATACCGCGGGGGGCCGCTCATTGTCCATGCCCCCCGTGACCGGCCGTTCCCACGGGCTTGCGCACCTGCACTTCGACCGTCGCGCCAGACGTGCCGGGCCGTTGATTGGTGACAGGGGTTGCGACACGGGGCATTGCCCCACCGCCTGCATCACTTGCACGCGGCGTGGCCGGTGCGGCGCCGGTCCACTCGCGAGCCTGCGTCCCTGGCGGGTGCTTGAACCAGCCAGGGTCGCTGTAGTCCCCCCGCTTCTGCTCGCGTCGCACTTTGAGCACGCTGAACATGCCGCCCATCTCGACACCGCCGAACGGCCCCTGGCCGGTCATCATCGGAATCGTGTTGTCGGGCAGCGGCATTTCCATCTCGGCCATGTCGGCCATGCCGCGCTCACCCATCACCATGTAGTCCGGGATCAGCTTGTTGATCCTGGCGGCGACCCCGCTGTGATCGACACCGATCATCGTGGGCACGTTGTGCCCCATCGCGTTCATGGTGTGGTGACTCTTGTGGCAGTGCATCGCCCAATCGCCTTCTTCGTCGGCGATGAATTCAATCTGGCGCATCTGGCCAACACCGATGTCGGTCGTCACTTCCGGCCAGCGGGCGGTTTTCGGTACCGGCCCGCCATCTGTGCCAGTCACTTCAAACTCGTGACCGTGAACGTGGATTGGATGATTAGTCATCGTCAGATTGCCAATGCGCATTCGGACGCGATCACCATGGCGCACGTTGAATGAGTCAATGCCCGGGAACAGCCGGCTATTCCACGTCCACAGGTTGAAGTCGAGCATGGTCATGATCTTCGGCGTGTAACTGCCGGGATCGATGTCATAGGCTGCGAGCAGGAAGCAGAAATCGCGATCGACCTCGCTGATCAACGGATGCTTCGCTTTCGGGTGTGTCACCCAGAAGCCCATCATGCCCATCGCCATCTGCGTCATTTCGTCAGCGTGCGGGTGATACATGAAGGTGCCGGGTCGCCGCGCCACAAACTCATAGACGAACGTCTTGCCCGGCTGGATTGAGGGTTGCGTCAGCCCTGACACACCGTCCATGCCGTTCGGCAAGCGCTGGCCATGCCAGTGCATGCTGGTGTGTTCGGGCAGCTTGTTGGTGACGAAGATGCGCACGCGATCACCTTCCACCACTTCAATGGTCGGGCCCGGGCTTTGTCCGTTGTAGCCCCACAGATGCGCTTTCATCCCCGGTGCCATTTCGCGCACCACCGGTTCGGCGACCAGATGAAATTCCTTCACGCCGTTGTTCATGCGCCACGGCAAGGTCCAGCCGTTGAGTGTGACCACCGGGTTGTAGGGGCGGCCGCTGTTCGGTGTCAGCGGCGGCATGGTGTCGGCCCGCATCTGCAGCACGGGTTCAGGCAGTGCGGCAAGCGCCACACGGCTCACCGCGCCCGCCGTCACCGCGGCGGCAACAGTGCCGGCACCAGCAAAAAATTGTCGTCTTGAAGTCATCACATGTGCCTCGTCAATGTCCGCCGCCGGCTTGCGATGTGCTCGCGGCGCCGCCCGTCGTGGCGAATGAGGTGAGATTGGGTTTGCCGACCATCGCCATGTCGAGATCAGCATTGGCCAGCCAGAAGTCGCGTTGCGCGCCGATCGCTGCGTTGACAGTGGCGATCTGAGTGCGCGTATCGGCCAGCAGCTCAAACACGCCAATCAGCATGCCGTTGTAACGCAACAGGTTTTCGTCCGAGATGCGCTTTGCCAGCGGCACCATTTCATCGCGGTAATGCCGGGCAACGTCGTACGCAGTGCGCCAGGCAAGATAGGCCTCACGGACCTCCGAACGCGCATTCACCGCAGTCTCGGCAGCGCGGTTGACCGCCTGCATGTAGTAAGCCTCAGCCTTTTCGATACGCGATTCACCCCAGTCAAACAGCGGCAACTCGATGGACAACTCATAGCCAAGATTGGACGAATTGCCTTCTGACGTCTTGCGCGTGAGTCCAAGATCGAGAAGATTCAGGAAGCGCGTGGTCCGGGTGAGACCGAGATTGCGCGCGGTCCGCTCGGCGCCAAATTTGGCGCTCAACACATCCAGCCGCTGCGTCAGCGCGGTGCGTTCGAGATCGACGCGTTCCGGCAAGTTCACGGGCAGTTCAGGTAGCCGCTCTGGCAATGCAAGCGCTGTTTGATCTCCCCACAGCCCGAGCAGACGCGTCAGCCGCTCGCGGGCACTTGTCGCCGCCTGCTGCGCCCGCGCCAAATTCAGCGTCGCCTCGGCATAGAACGCCTGTTCGCGTGCCCGTTGCAGACGATTGAAGTTGCCCGCCTCGGCCATGCGTCGCGCCAGTTCAGCACTCGCTTCGGCCGCGTCTTTCACCTGCGCGAGGTAGCGTGCGGACTCGGTGGCAGCAACTGCCTGGTACCAGGCCTTGCGTGTCTCCGAGGCCAGTGTCAGCACTTCCACGGCGACTGCCCGTTGCGTCTGCTCGAAGCGTGCTTCCTCGGTTCGCTTCAGCAGTGGCAACACCAGCAGTCGCGCGAGGCTGTAGTGCAGCGAGTGCTCGATTTCAAGGTTGGCACCACTGCGCGGGCGGCTGATGGTGAGGCCTGGGTTGGGCAGGCGACTGGCCTCCAGCAACTCGGCATCGGCGACGCCGAGTTCAGCCAGCGTCGCCTGCAGGCCGCGATTGTTGAGCAGCGCCACCTGAACCGCGCTTTCGGCATTGAGCGGCTGCGCCAGCAACGTCGCCACACGATTCTCAATCGCGCGTCGATCTTCGCCATTGCGCGCGGCTTCCACACTGACACCGCCGAGCTCACGCGCCATCTTCTGCACGTTGGCGACCGTCGATGCCGGGCGCGTCGATGCGCAACCGCCGAGGATGATCAGCGCCCCAAGCGCCGCCAGCGCGTTGCACGCCAATTTTTGCCATCCATTGTCGGGGAGCGAAATTGCCCTAGTGCGCATGTGTGGAGCCCTTTGCTGGTTGCTGCCCTGCGGGCGGTTTGACCTGGGGACTTGATGCAGGCGGAGGAGCAACAGTTGACTCGCGCGCTGCGTCGCGCGCGGCCTCGCGCGCGTAGGCGCGCCAACCGCCGGCGCGGGCAGTCGCCTCGTTGCTGGCGGTCCAGGGCTGCACGGGCCGGTCCTGCCAACTGCGGTATCCGTCGAATGCCGAGCGGTACACCGGGGCAATGCCTGGCAAGTCCGCACTGGCGGGATCGGGCGCGGTCAATGCCGCAGTAGAGAAACCGGTCAAGCTGATCCCGGTGAGCAGGACCAGGACCCGAACCAAGGAACGCGCATCGTCTCGCCAGTAGCGCCGGGCGTGGCCGCGCAGGCTATCGCTTGAAAACAACATCGACAAACTCCGAAAACAAAACCGGGTGGGTGCGCTCGGCACCAGCACTTTTTGCGCGCAAGGGCGCTTCCCGCCGCATCCTGACGTGATGGGCGGTTACGGTGTCTTCAGGTTCGTGGTGGACGGTCGAAGCCGTCAGGGTCGTAGGTCGGACGTACGGCCGGTATTTCGGGCAACAGCGGCAGCGTTGGCACCGGAACGATCATCTGTGCCGGCGACGCGCTGATCGTTGCCGCGCAACAGAACGCGCTGCAATCGGCTTTGCTGTCACCTGTTGCCGGCATGTCGCCGTGCGTAGCGTGCGCATGATGGCGATCGGCAGTTGTCGCGTCGGCAGCATGCTTGTGCGCACCATGTGAGCCGCCGGCGTGCTGCGGCACATGCATCGCGGCCGCACTCCCGCCCATCACGACGCAATGCACGCGCGTGGTCGCCGCCACGCCCTGCCACGGCAGGGTAAAGGCAATCAGCAAGACCAGCAGAATGCGAACACGATTCATAAAAACATTTTCGCAGAACACCGGTTAGGCGCCCTGCGTTGCGTCAAGTTCCTTTGCAGCGCACTGGTCATCAACTTTTCAGGCTAAGCCGCATTCACTTTGGGCTGAAAGCACACTTCGCCGACAAGTCGACTTTTATCACTTTCGTGGTCTTAGCCCACGTGCAACAAGGAGTTGATGAGAAAGCTGTCAGTCCAGTTCATCGATCCACGCTTGCTGGATGGCCTCCAGAATGCGCTCACCGCAGTGCTTCGGGTCGTCGTCAAACTCGGGCAGCGCCAGCACCATGTCCATCAGCGCCGTGAAGCGCACCTGCGCCGGATCCACATCAGGATGGGCGTCGGTGAGCTGGATCGCGATTTCCAGCGAATCGGTCCATTTGAGCTTGGGCGCAGCCATCAGTGATTCTCCCGCGCGTGGTTGATGGTGTATTTCGGCAGCTCCACGGTGAGGTCATCGTCACCCACCTTCACCTGGCAGGACAGACGCGACACACTGGTCAGCCCCCACGCGCGATCGAGCAGATCTTCTTCGTCCTCGCTCATTTCGCCCGTCTTGCTGAAGCCTTCGCGAACGATCACGTGGCACGTGGTACAGGCGAGCGACTGATCGCACGCATGCTCGATGCCGATATTGGCGTCAAGCAGGGCCGTACACAGCGACACACCGGGCTTCGGCGTGAATTGAACACCCTCGGGGCAAAGCTCCGGGTGTGGGAGCACTTTGATGACCGCCATATCGCTCAAACCATCTTTTCAACGCTGTCGATACGGCGGCCGGTGAGGGCCTCGCGCACTGCGCGATCCATTCGCCGCCCGGCAAAATCAGTGCTGGCCACATTGAGCGCCTCGGTCGCACGCGCAATGGCACGATGGTCGCTGCCCTCGGCCAACTGCTTCAGATGGGCAATTTGTGACGATAGCGCGGCGTGCTCGGCATCGTTCAACAGCGCGCGGTCAACATTCACCGCGTTGGACAACGCAGCGATCAGCGCCTGGGCATCAACGCGCGCCTCGGCGAGCGCACGCGCTTGCATGTCGCTGCCGGCCGCGGCAAAAGCGCTCTGCAGCATGCTCGCAATTTCGCCGTCACCCAGACCGTAACTCGGCTTGACCACGATATCGGCGCGGACATTGCTGGTGGTCTCGGTAGCGCTGACCGACAGCAAGCCATCAGCGTCCACCTGAAAGGTCACGCGAATGCGCGCCGCGCCCGCCACCATCGGCGGGATGCCACGCAGTTCGAAACGCGCCAGCGAACGGCAATCAGCCACCAGCTCACGCTCGCCCTGCACCACGTGCAGCGCCATCGCGGTCTGGCCGTCCTTGAAGGTGGTGAACTCCTGCGCCTTGGCCACCGGGATGGTCGAGTTGCGCGGAATGATCTTTTCGACCAGCCCACCCATCGTCTCCAGCCCGAGCGACAGCGGGATCACATCAAGCAGCAGATGTTCACCGCCTGCGCTGGCGTTGCCCGCCAGCTGGTCGGCCTGGATCGCGGCGCCCAGCGCCACAACCTCGTCGGGATTCATGTCAGCCAGCGGCGGCTTGCCGAAATGTGCCTGCAGCGCGGCACGCACATGCGGCATGCGCGTCGCGCCGCCGACCAGCACCACGCCGTCAATCTCTTCCGCCTTCACTTTGGCGTCGCGCAGCGCGCGCTTGACGGCCGTTAGCGTGCGGTCAACCAGCGGCTGCGTGAGCGAGAAAAACTGCTCGCGCTCTACGTCGAGG
This is a stretch of genomic DNA from Casimicrobium huifangae. It encodes these proteins:
- a CDS encoding DUF2933 domain-containing protein, with amino-acid sequence MLAVIAIAFALREHWGHIFGLSPYLLLLACPLMHLFMHHGHHKHGDSDHDQPEHRMPMNSHK
- a CDS encoding copper-binding protein, with translation MLSLTAIAHAADNHASHAGHVPAAATPAIEPAEGEIRKIDTDARKITIKHGEIKNLDMPAMTMVFQLQESVQIGTLKVGDKIKFKVASVAGKYTVTELQVIK
- a CDS encoding cupredoxin domain-containing protein; the encoded protein is MSGPPRYLRRMIAVTLVTGIAGVNTVHAHGEHASTESVKARSATKTTVKEQKAWGIAGDTKAVRRTVNVTMLDSMRFAPDAITVRVGETLRIRVHNTGTMLHEFVIGTPADNAAHAELMLKHPGMEHDEPYMAHVAPGKTGEIVWQFNRAGEFEFACLIAGHYQAGMRGTLRVLSTRGH
- a CDS encoding multicopper oxidase family protein, with product MTSRRQFFAGAGTVAAAVTAGAVSRVALAALPEPVLQMRADTMPPLTPNSGRPYNPVVTLNGWTLPWRMNNGVKEFHLVAEPVVREMAPGMKAHLWGYNGQSPGPTIEVVEGDRVRIFVTNKLPEHTSMHWHGQRLPNGMDGVSGLTQPSIQPGKTFVYEFVARRPGTFMYHPHADEMTQMAMGMMGFWVTHPKAKHPLISEVDRDFCFLLAAYDIDPGSYTPKIMTMLDFNLWTWNSRLFPGIDSFNVRHGDRVRMRIGNLTMTNHPIHVHGHEFEVTGTDGGPVPKTARWPEVTTDIGVGQMRQIEFIADEEGDWAMHCHKSHHTMNAMGHNVPTMIGVDHSGVAARINKLIPDYMVMGERGMADMAEMEMPLPDNTIPMMTGQGPFGGVEMGGMFSVLKVRREQKRGDYSDPGWFKHPPGTQAREWTGAAPATPRASDAGGGAMPRVATPVTNQRPGTSGATVEVQVRKPVGTAGHGGHGQ
- a CDS encoding TolC family protein; translated protein: MACNALAALGALIILGGCASTRPASTVANVQKMARELGGVSVEAARNGEDRRAIENRVATLLAQPLNAESAVQVALLNNRGLQATLAELGVADAELLEASRLPNPGLTISRPRSGANLEIEHSLHYSLARLLVLPLLKRTEEARFEQTQRAVAVEVLTLASETRKAWYQAVAATESARYLAQVKDAAEASAELARRMAEAGNFNRLQRAREQAFYAEATLNLARAQQAATSARERLTRLLGLWGDQTALALPERLPELPVNLPERVDLERTALTQRLDVLSAKFGAERTARNLGLTRTTRFLNLLDLGLTRKTSEGNSSNLGYELSIELPLFDWGESRIEKAEAYYMQAVNRAAETAVNARSEVREAYLAWRTAYDVARHYRDEMVPLAKRISDENLLRYNGMLIGVFELLADTRTQIATVNAAIGAQRDFWLANADLDMAMVGKPNLTSFATTGGAASTSQAGGGH
- the hscA gene encoding Fe-S protein assembly chaperone HscA, with amino-acid sequence MALLQISEPNESPEPHTRRLAVGIDLGTTNSLVATIRNAVPECLPDVDGHTMLPSAVRYGEEGVIEIGDAALAHRGDDALNTITSVKRFMGRSVADLRGDATARYQFSTPTGDGKGQLKITTRQGAMSPIEISAEILRALKDRAEQSLGGPLYGAVITVPAYFDDAQRQATKDAAKLAGLNVLRLLNEPTAAAVAYGLDKHAEGTFLIYDLGGGTFDVSILRLSRGVFEVLATAGDTHLGGDDFDSALAKHAFDTWGLTRTLSPTGQANLHAAARGAKEALTDAATATIKVNWGCGFDSSLDVEREQFFSLTQPLVDRTLTAVKRALRDAKVKAEEIDGVVLVGGATRMPHVRAALQAHFGKPPLADMNPDEVVALGAAIQADQLAGNASAGGEHLLLDVIPLSLGLETMGGLVEKIIPRNSTIPVAKAQEFTTFKDGQTAMALHVVQGERELVADCRSLARFELRGIPPMVAGAARIRVTFQVDADGLLSVSATETTSNVRADIVVKPSYGLGDGEIASMLQSAFAAAGSDMQARALAEARVDAQALIAALSNAVNVDRALLNDAEHAALSSQIAHLKQLAEGSDHRAIARATEALNVASTDFAGRRMDRAVREALTGRRIDSVEKMV
- the iscX gene encoding Fe-S cluster assembly protein IscX, which gives rise to MAAPKLKWTDSLEIAIQLTDAHPDVDPAQVRFTALMDMVLALPEFDDDPKHCGERILEAIQQAWIDELD
- the fdx gene encoding ISC system 2Fe-2S type ferredoxin → MAVIKVLPHPELCPEGVQFTPKPGVSLCTALLDANIGIEHACDQSLACTTCHVIVREGFSKTGEMSEDEEDLLDRAWGLTSVSRLSCQVKVGDDDLTVELPKYTINHARENH